Proteins found in one Vallitalea guaymasensis genomic segment:
- a CDS encoding cytidine deaminase produces MNYSELVNEAMKAKEMAYVPYSKFKVGAAVVTKGGKIYTGCNIENASFGATNCAERTALFKAVSEGDREFDAIAVVSSSGDFTPPCGICRQVLAELMPEGKIILANNDGETREYMVEDLLPVRFEL; encoded by the coding sequence ATGAATTATAGCGAATTAGTTAATGAAGCTATGAAAGCTAAAGAAATGGCATATGTTCCATACTCAAAATTCAAAGTAGGAGCTGCTGTTGTTACAAAAGGTGGCAAAATATATACTGGATGTAATATAGAAAATGCTTCATTTGGTGCAACAAATTGTGCTGAAAGGACTGCGCTATTTAAGGCGGTATCAGAAGGAGATAGAGAATTTGATGCTATTGCAGTAGTTAGTTCAAGTGGAGATTTCACACCTCCATGTGGTATCTGTAGACAGGTACTAGCTGAATTAATGCCAGAAGGTAAAATTATCTTAGCCAACAATGATGGAGAGACTAGAGAATACATGGTTGAAGATTTATTACCTGTAAGATTTGAATTATAA